From the genome of Vibrio spartinae:
CACGATGAATGCGGTCTACACTGAATATGCTTTTTCATCAGAAGGATAACGTGATGACGACAAGATCAGCCGGACGCTTTTTGATTTTACTCCTGTGTTTATTCCCCTTTCTCAGTGTCGCATCGACACACTCCAGCCCAGTCTCTTCGATTGATATGACGCATTCCTGGGCCGGTTATGCTTGCGTCATTCTCTTTATCATCGCCTATATCACCGTCACTTTTGAAGAAACCATCAAGCTGAAAAAGTCGAAGCCGGTCCTGCTGGCTGCCGGGATTATCTGGGCCATTATCGGTTTTTCTTATCAACAAATTGATCAAATGGAAGTCGCCAAAGCGGCTTTCGAGAAAAACCTGCTGGAATATGCTGAATTGTTGCTCTTCCTGCTGGTGGCGATGACTTACATTAATGCCATGGAAGAGCGGCGCTTGTTTGACACCTTGCGGTCGTGGATGGTCAGTAAAGGATTCAGCTACGCGGCTTTGTTCTGGCTGACCGGATTACTCGCTTTTTTCATTTCTCCGGTTGCAGATAACCTGACGACGGCCCTGTTGATGTGTGCTGTCGTCATGAAAGTCAGTGAAAATAACCCGCACTTCGTCAATCTCTGCTGTATTAATATTGTCATTGCCGCCAATGCCGGGGGCGCATTCAGCCCGTTTGGCGACATTACCACATTGATGGTCTGGCAGGCGGGTATGGCCGGTTTTCTCCAGTTTTTTAACCTCTTTATTCCATCAGTCGTCAATTACATGCTTCCGGCACTGCTCATGTCATATTTTTTACCCAAAGGCTGCCCGAACCTTGTTCAGGACCATGTTGCCCCCAAACGGGGCGCAAAACGGATTGTGGCATTATTCTTACTGACGATTCTCACCGCTGTCAGTTTCCACGCTTTATTCGAATTCCCCCCCGTCGTGGGCATGATGATGGGCTTGGCTTATCTCCAGTTTTTCGGCTACTACCTCCAAAAATCACTGCCCCGCTTCCTCGCACGACAGAAAGCGCTCGCGCTCGCCAATCATGATGAGACCACTCTCAAGCGATTGGGCTCAATCGTCCCTTTTGACGTTTTTAAACGTATCTCACATGCAGAGTGGGATACTTTGCTGTTTTTCTACGGTATCGTCATGAGTGTCGGTGGCTTAAGTCTGCTCGGCTACCTCAGTCTGATATCCGGCACCATCTATCCGCATTGGGGCGCCCAATGGGCGAACATATTCATGGGCGCCCTCTCCGCGATTATCGATAACATTCCGATCATGTATGCCGTACTCACCATGAATCCCATTATGTCTGACGGCAACTGGCTTCTCATTACGCTGACTGCCGGTGTCGGCGGCAGTCTGCTGTCGATTGGTTCTGCTGCTGGCGTCGCGCTGATGGGGGCTTCTCACGGACAGTATACTTTTTTGAGTCATTTGAGATGGACCCCCGTGATTGCATTAGGTTATGCCGCCAGTATTGTGACGCATATCTGGCTCAATCAAGCTCAGTTCTGAGTTCAGCCAACCGGACATGATGGCAAATAAGCTATTGAATACATATTAATATTCATTCGGCCTCAGATCGGATAGACTATTCTCTGACCATCTCTGACAGTCAGATTCAGAGCTTCACGAGAGACTTTATCAAGGACAGGATCATGAACACCATTTGTTTCGGCAACCGAAAAATCACCCCATCAAAAGTTGTCTGTGTCGGTAGAAATTATATCGAACATATTCATGAGTTGGATAACGCGGTTCCTGAACAGATGGTGGTGTTCCATAAACCCAACAGTAGTATCACCGCACAACTGCACGCCTTCCATGAAGAGCCACTTCACTATGAAACTGAAATCTGTTTTTTGGTCAAAAACAACCGATTTCATGGTGTTGGACTCGGGCTGGATCTGACCAAAAGAAACCTACAATCCCAGCTCAAGAAACAAGGGTTACCCTGGGAGCGGGCGAAAGCATTCAACGGTTCGGCCGTCTTCAGTAAGTTTATTGCTTTAAACGACATTGATATCGAGACGCTGAGTCTGGAATTACTGATTAATTGCGTCCGGATTCAGCATGGCTGGGTCACACAGATGATGTATTCACCCGCGACAATCTTGCAGGAGCTGCAACGTTATACCACGCTGGAAGATGGGGATATTGTGATGACCGGAACCCCCAAGGGTGTCGGTGTTGTCCAAGCGGGCGATGTTTTTCTGGCCCGCCTGAAAAGTGAAGATCAAACCTTAATCGAAATTGAATGGGTCGCTCAGTAACCCGACGGTGACGATGGGAACCGTTACGATGAGAACACCATCAGATGAAGCACCAGAAACACCATCATGCTCAGCACGGTCGTGAGTAAAACGTTTTTGGTTTTCCAAGAGATCACGCCAGCCGTCAACGCACCCCACAAATAAGGGTTTTGCCAGTCAAGCCATAACGACTGTTCTGGCATGAACACAATCGGTGCCCAAATCACGGTCAAGATTGCCGGACCGGAATAGCTCAGAAACCGGTGCAGCTGAGGCCCCAAACGCAGCGGCAGTTTAGGTTCCAAAAAGAGATAGCGACTCAGAAACACCACCACAGCCATCATCACAATCTGGATTAAAATCATGCTACTTTCTCTCCATAAAGGTTTCGGTCATATAACCTGCAATCATCGCGGATAAACTCGCGATCACCAGACTGCCCTCGACCTGATACACATTCAACAACACCGACATCACGAGCCCAGTCAAAACCGATATTTTCACCGGTAAGGTTTTCATATTCGGAACAACAATCGCAATAAAGGTCGCGGCAATCGCGAAATCAAGTCCCAACGTATTCAGGTTCGGAATCGTATGACCGGCGATAATGCCGACCAACGTTGCAATGTTCCAGATCAGATAAAAACTGAATCCTGCGCCGAATGCATACCAGCGGTTAAAGCGAGCATCATCCTGATGGTTGAGTAAAGCGAACAGTTCATCCGTCAATAAAAAACCTAACAACAACCGCCAACGCAGTGGCATCGGGCTAATTTTTGAACGCATTGAGACACTGTAGAGAAAATGACGCGAGGTGATAAAAAAGACCGTCAGGAGCAGAGAAAATAATCCAGCACCGGCCTTCAGCATTCCCGTGACAACCAGCTGCGCGGAACCTGCGAATAAGATCGCAGATAATGCTTGGCTCTCCATCACGCTTAACCCGGATTCAACCGCAAACGAACCGGCTAACAGCCCCCAGGGTAACACGGCAATACTTAAAGGCATCATTGCAAACGAGCCCCGGAAAAATAGTCTTGTCCGTGTATCTGAAGCGTGGGGCACTTCGGTCATCATCGTCATTACCTTATTATTCCTCATCATCCTTGTCGTGTTTATCCGATCATAACCAATCCTGAAGCAAAAAAATTGCAAATTATTGCTATTCAAATCAGTACAGAGACGAAACGCTACAGCATAACAACATTACCGGTGCGCCAGAAACAAAAAATCCGGCGGTTGAGGCCGGATTTTTGCGCGCCATACGAACACAACAACATACTATCTCACGGATTTAATTGGGTTCAACAAAGAACGGTTCCATACTGATCACTGCATTATCCGCGGAACAGTGGAAATCAGCATAAGATTTACCGCGCTCAAGGGTATAACACGCATCAACGAAGTCATCATCATCAACAAACACTGAGTCAGGCATCGCTGCAATCACACGACTGGTAATTTCGGCAATCGCTGATGAGGGTGGCCAACCCGCCAGAGAACCAGCGGCACCGACAGCAGTGACTAAAGCCTGAACTAAGGTTTTATAATTGGTTCCTGAGTCATGTTCATACATTAACATGTCAACGACCCGATAATCATATTCCGACCAGTTAATCACAATTTGATTGGGATAATAGTTGGTCTCT
Proteins encoded in this window:
- the nhaD gene encoding sodium:proton antiporter NhaD → MTTRSAGRFLILLLCLFPFLSVASTHSSPVSSIDMTHSWAGYACVILFIIAYITVTFEETIKLKKSKPVLLAAGIIWAIIGFSYQQIDQMEVAKAAFEKNLLEYAELLLFLLVAMTYINAMEERRLFDTLRSWMVSKGFSYAALFWLTGLLAFFISPVADNLTTALLMCAVVMKVSENNPHFVNLCCINIVIAANAGGAFSPFGDITTLMVWQAGMAGFLQFFNLFIPSVVNYMLPALLMSYFLPKGCPNLVQDHVAPKRGAKRIVALFLLTILTAVSFHALFEFPPVVGMMMGLAYLQFFGYYLQKSLPRFLARQKALALANHDETTLKRLGSIVPFDVFKRISHAEWDTLLFFYGIVMSVGGLSLLGYLSLISGTIYPHWGAQWANIFMGALSAIIDNIPIMYAVLTMNPIMSDGNWLLITLTAGVGGSLLSIGSAAGVALMGASHGQYTFLSHLRWTPVIALGYAASIVTHIWLNQAQF
- a CDS encoding AzlD domain-containing protein, with the protein product MILIQIVMMAVVVFLSRYLFLEPKLPLRLGPQLHRFLSYSGPAILTVIWAPIVFMPEQSLWLDWQNPYLWGALTAGVISWKTKNVLLTTVLSMMVFLVLHLMVFSS
- a CDS encoding fumarylacetoacetate hydrolase family protein, with the translated sequence MNTICFGNRKITPSKVVCVGRNYIEHIHELDNAVPEQMVVFHKPNSSITAQLHAFHEEPLHYETEICFLVKNNRFHGVGLGLDLTKRNLQSQLKKQGLPWERAKAFNGSAVFSKFIALNDIDIETLSLELLINCVRIQHGWVTQMMYSPATILQELQRYTTLEDGDIVMTGTPKGVGVVQAGDVFLARLKSEDQTLIEIEWVAQ
- a CDS encoding AzlC family ABC transporter permease, whose protein sequence is MMTEVPHASDTRTRLFFRGSFAMMPLSIAVLPWGLLAGSFAVESGLSVMESQALSAILFAGSAQLVVTGMLKAGAGLFSLLLTVFFITSRHFLYSVSMRSKISPMPLRWRLLLGFLLTDELFALLNHQDDARFNRWYAFGAGFSFYLIWNIATLVGIIAGHTIPNLNTLGLDFAIAATFIAIVVPNMKTLPVKISVLTGLVMSVLLNVYQVEGSLVIASLSAMIAGYMTETFMERK